Proteins encoded in a region of the Patescibacteria group bacterium genome:
- a CDS encoding S41 family peptidase, with protein sequence MNQPRLFAIKELQNKFFRKFLKYYVVLFLIFVAFILGMLFGRQENKVIVAESEKSGAVFNKKAKPEFLSKDINFNLFWDVWDTIEKNYVHQPVAENELFYGAMAGSVAALGDPHSVFFDPKTTSDFTAELKGSFEGIGAEIAIKNNAITIVAPLPDSPAEKAGLKTNDKILAINGEDTAGMSLDYAVSKIRGPKGTDVDLTIGREGTEKPLEIKIVRQTIKIQSVKWQMLDNNIALINLRYFNEDTSDAFKKAVLDIVAKNPKGVILDMRNNPGGFLDTAIDVASEWVDNNVVVYEKSSTGQLKENKSTGLPRLKDFPTVVLINGGSASGSEIVAGALKDYKLATLVGEKSFGKGSVQSLFPLSDGSSIKLTVALWLTPNENTIDGEGIEPDVKVDLTDADFSANKDPQLDKAIEILSAKK encoded by the coding sequence ATGAATCAACCGAGATTATTTGCCATAAAAGAACTGCAAAATAAATTTTTTAGAAAATTTCTAAAATATTATGTGGTTTTGTTTTTGATTTTTGTCGCCTTTATTTTGGGCATGCTTTTTGGCCGGCAAGAAAATAAAGTAATTGTCGCTGAGAGTGAAAAGAGCGGCGCGGTTTTTAATAAAAAAGCTAAGCCTGAATTTTTATCCAAAGATATAAATTTTAACCTTTTTTGGGATGTCTGGGATACAATTGAAAAAAATTACGTTCATCAGCCTGTGGCTGAAAATGAACTATTTTACGGGGCGATGGCTGGCAGCGTGGCAGCTTTGGGCGACCCTCATTCTGTATTTTTTGATCCAAAAACAACAAGTGATTTTACAGCTGAATTAAAAGGAAGTTTTGAAGGGATTGGCGCGGAAATTGCCATAAAAAATAATGCTATCACCATTGTGGCGCCGTTGCCAGATTCACCGGCTGAAAAAGCAGGTTTGAAAACAAATGATAAGATTTTAGCTATCAATGGCGAAGATACGGCTGGTATGAGCCTGGATTACGCGGTCAGCAAGATCAGAGGGCCAAAAGGCACTGATGTTGATTTGACTATCGGACGCGAGGGGACTGAAAAACCTTTAGAAATTAAAATTGTCAGGCAGACGATTAAAATTCAGAGTGTTAAATGGCAAATGCTGGATAATAATATCGCCCTGATAAATTTAAGATATTTCAATGAAGATACAAGCGATGCTTTTAAAAAAGCTGTTTTAGATATTGTGGCCAAAAATCCAAAAGGCGTAATTTTGGATATGCGCAATAATCCTGGCGGTTTTCTGGACACTGCTATTGATGTAGCCAGTGAATGGGTAGATAACAATGTAGTGGTTTATGAAAAATCAAGTACTGGGCAATTAAAGGAAAATAAATCCACTGGCTTGCCTAGATTAAAAGATTTCCCGACAGTTGTTTTAATTAATGGGGGCAGCGCGTCAGGTTCTGAAATAGTGGCCGGGGCATTAAAAGATTATAAATTAGCAACCTTAGTTGGTGAAAAATCTTTTGGCAAAGGTTCTGTCCAGAGTTTATTCCCTTTATCAGACGGTTCATCAATTAAGCTGACTGTTGCTTTATGGCTGACTCCCAATGAAAATACAATTGACGGCGAGGGGATTGAGCCAGACGTGAAAGTTGATCTGACCGATGCTGATTTTAGCGCCAATAAAGATCCGCAGTTGGATAAGGCGATTGAGATTTTAAGTGCTAAAAAATAA